The following proteins are co-located in the Abditibacteriaceae bacterium genome:
- a CDS encoding Gfo/Idh/MocA family oxidoreductase produces MSKKGLIQCGVGGMGGTWINGPSTQSPDFDLVAIVDVVPKNLETVGEKTGLAEDRRFSSLEDALAGMKSGAFEADAVLTVTPPAVHIQHARLAFENDLHFITEKPIGASLEDAKEMVRLAREAGKQMAVSQNYRFSASAQKWRETVAAQPVGALGHGRLDFYIPGDFTGSFRETMEFPLLVDMAVHHFDLIRAITGQNIARVSTQSFSPSWNWYQHDAAANVAMELGNGMPFSYSGDWSARGRSTSWSGNWRLQCAEGSLHWDKEKIFIARGERWMKEEREEEIEIPPVEFGGLNGTLHAFAGAIESNVPAPISGEDNLQTFAAVMAAVKSAQEKRPVEIAELLGE; encoded by the coding sequence ATGAGCAAAAAAGGCTTGATTCAGTGTGGTGTCGGGGGCATGGGCGGAACATGGATTAACGGACCTTCGACGCAGTCGCCGGATTTCGATCTTGTCGCTATTGTCGATGTTGTTCCGAAAAATCTGGAAACGGTCGGCGAAAAAACCGGACTGGCTGAAGACCGGCGTTTTTCGTCGCTCGAAGACGCATTAGCCGGGATGAAAAGCGGTGCTTTCGAGGCTGATGCCGTTCTCACCGTCACGCCGCCTGCTGTTCATATTCAGCACGCGCGGTTGGCCTTTGAAAACGACCTGCATTTCATTACGGAGAAGCCGATTGGTGCCAGCCTGGAAGACGCCAAAGAAATGGTGCGACTGGCCCGCGAAGCCGGAAAGCAGATGGCGGTTTCACAAAACTATCGCTTCAGCGCGAGCGCGCAAAAATGGCGCGAAACTGTAGCGGCGCAGCCTGTTGGCGCTTTGGGTCATGGCCGCCTGGATTTTTATATTCCCGGCGACTTCACCGGCAGCTTCCGCGAAACGATGGAATTTCCGCTTCTCGTCGATATGGCGGTGCATCACTTCGACTTGATTCGCGCGATCACCGGCCAGAACATCGCGCGCGTCTCGACCCAAAGTTTCAGCCCATCGTGGAACTGGTATCAGCACGATGCCGCAGCGAACGTGGCGATGGAACTCGGAAATGGCATGCCCTTCAGCTATTCCGGCGACTGGAGTGCGCGGGGAAGGAGCACCAGTTGGAGCGGAAACTGGCGTCTGCAATGCGCCGAAGGCTCGCTCCATTGGGACAAGGAAAAGATTTTCATCGCACGCGGCGAACGCTGGATGAAAGAAGAGCGCGAAGAAGAAATCGAAATCCCGCCGGTCGAGTTCGGTGGATTGAACGGAACGCTGCACGCATTCGCCGGAGCAATTGAAAGCAATGTGCCCGCGCCAATTTCCGGCGAAGACAATTTGCAGACCTTTGCTGCAGTCATGGCCGCGGTGAAAAGCGCACAGGAAAAACGTCCGGTTGAGATTGCAGAACTGTTAGGCGAATAA
- a CDS encoding peroxiredoxin, with product MLQENSALPAFALPSTVDSERTLTNAHFAGRAFVLFIYPKDATSGCTLEAQQFAALYPEFQKHGVEIVGLSRDALSAHRKFIAAQNLPFALLSDKEQTTLRAWDLIVNATMYGKPVTKVARTTIAVDAKGVVQRIWRNVTPAGHAQEVLDWVQLNF from the coding sequence TTGCTTCAAGAAAATTCTGCTTTGCCTGCTTTCGCGTTACCAAGTACGGTCGATTCCGAACGGACTTTAACCAACGCCCATTTCGCAGGCCGCGCCTTTGTGCTGTTCATTTATCCGAAGGACGCAACTTCGGGCTGTACGCTGGAGGCGCAGCAGTTCGCGGCGCTTTATCCCGAGTTTCAAAAGCATGGCGTCGAGATCGTCGGACTTTCGCGCGATGCGTTGTCGGCGCACCGGAAATTCATCGCCGCACAGAACCTTCCGTTCGCATTACTTTCCGACAAAGAGCAAACAACACTGCGCGCGTGGGACTTAATCGTCAATGCCACAATGTACGGAAAGCCAGTGACAAAAGTCGCGCGCACAACGATTGCCGTCGATGCAAAGGGCGTTGTGCAGCGCATCTGGCGCAATGTCACGCCCGCCGGACACGCGCAGGAAGTCTTGGATTGGGTGCAGCTTAATTTCTGA